A stretch of Bombus huntii isolate Logan2020A chromosome 7, iyBomHunt1.1, whole genome shotgun sequence DNA encodes these proteins:
- the LOC126867713 gene encoding UHRF1-binding protein 1 isoform X3, which produces MVSLIKKQLLKHLSRFTKNLSADKINLSAFKGEGELTNLELDEIVLTDLLELPSWLRLTNAWCNKVSFRIQWTKLRSVPIFLSLDEVHIEVETCEDLRDLSSPQGLSSYTGPAKYSFIHKVIDGITVTVNTVSVTFKSPAFIASVQMNRIIVESKSATWQRCDLRTTRVKDPDRGQLLIFKELEWQTVRIEAQSTKDKNLTPLRLLTNQARCRITIKKRISDCFVMGSRLILILDDLLWVLTDSQLKAALHFIDSLGGLIEKATVLERKTKAARKLEVLPEYQAQISQQSRTKNQYNTAISKIFTRYDVVETSYHFLCQRIDLHLCDDAGNGRSSHPDLKDGGALQISLVRFQVDYYPYHLAMADRKHWAKYKENATPHSQWLQQSLSSFRSQFMDLIDSGRTQHSPLTRSQGNITVNNTKGLGDNSEKGNQSQNINITVDDKKKSQHPSGNPVKNYILEQLAKLMTTCIIIRIDDFTLYKVTTTSRNPVPKEFVMAQTRKKHATGDRDKFCLPEDVTIVHAEFTYYYYPGDITFPLPPPKFYVQLNPIQVNFDVCSCLWFNSFALNLYHSLMNKDKQSTYTSTNLMYFDVKIEAILPRVVFESQQDYPNQKDRPKSLHIQTSRASITNVRSAERSSRADLAQCVNAFQMGQMFFATDFPNRSNDFHILTDKFLAHCAGTDNIRYPPPNFSSNSVNELVRQLHRELLWTEAKDIWCCNLEPVWGDFLGARAVGQNRPVPFLDAFPLTLWCYMSMKSSEKDSSENKSTADIHGLAYISNLVSVQINHYQYLFLLRLSEVLSEMATYLNIDSNKILKVDCGSSLVIGALIPQVEVTFVMPSHTPGKENSGGDLESVMPDSSSIADDIPGSSIPWQSTERVESSSKKININNETITPQSDVSSMLSMDFIHSSIPQTVVTFKQNGTNKHENNMQIRNVAPDKRCITVEEEKSLPTLRYNADATNKHSKGDSSSNTPFIPNNFNVGLSSMKKGLSNLMTSIDSALKASPEDGSSDTVSIRSDVSSDSENYVLINLQDQEKLDTMFSVDNSIRITAVEEASEVVEETPDTQSEKSMDSVCKRKDIVSMATFKLSKVEFIQQSLGYASSIKVQISNIGNDECSSIPWDEFQTKFSARSRGWVELPSDSNCRSCIKLRLDHDLKCKSDSWKLSQASRAIRNKNMHLNQNQDNTAEEEVDTTIDVHNKQSVLDLFEDKLEVKVTNVSMALSMSSISGLTDLTEDEIIPRPIPLQIYLESISLRLNEDRPPNNITSPGPIPIDLNIAKLKIVRDANGVFHIEPVVNLLSRSNSLVTLTSSDTQIVENINHEMELNILRQSSKQLKLDNEQLRRRLNALEKISEENAKLIRIKEESTVIKSHLSAAQEDIQLLLKEKRALQETITELQNRIIGSGPGSATRASWSSKR; this is translated from the exons atggtGTCATTAATAAAAAAGCAACTATTGAAACATTTATCAAG gTTTACCAAGAACTTATCTgctgataaaataaatttaagtGCATTTAAAGGTGAAGGCGAACTGACAAACTTAGAACTTGATGAAATAGTTTTAACTGATTTGTTAGAATTGCCGTCATGGCTTAGATTAACAAATGCTTGGTGCAATAAAGTTTCATTTCGTATACAATGGACCAAATTAAGAAGTGTTCCTATTTTTTTG AGTTTAGACGAAGTTCATATAGAAGTAGAAACATGTGAAGATTTAAGAGATTTATCTTCTCCGCAAGGGCTTTCTTCATATACTGGTCCtgcaaaatattcttttatacaTAAAGTAATCGATGGTATAACAGTGACTGTTAATACTGTATCAGTTACATTCAAAAGTCCTGCATTCATTGCTTCAGTTCAG ATGAATCGCATTATTGTGGAATCGAAATCTGCAACATGGCAACGGTGTGATCTAAGGACTACTAGAGTGAAAGATCCTGATCGTGGACAGTTacttatttttaaagaattagAATGGCAGACAGTTAGAATAGAGGCACAAAGTACTAAAGATAAGAACCTTACGCCATTACGTTTACTTACGAATCAAGCAAGGTGTCGGAttactattaaaaaaagaatatcag aTTGTTTTGTTATGGGATCAAGACTGATTCTTATATTAGATGATCTCTTATGGGTTTTAACAGATTCACAGTTGAAAGCAGCACTTCATTTTATTGACTCTTTAGGTGGCTTGATAGAAAAAGCTACAGTATTAGAGCGTAAAACTAAAGCAGCTAGAAAATTAGAG GTATTGCCAGAGTATCAAGCACAAATATCTCAACAATCAAGAACAAAAAATCAATATAATACTGCTATCTCTAAAATTTTTACCAGATATGATGTTGTAGAAACTTCatatcattttctttgtcAAAGAATTGATTTACATTTATGTGATGATGCTGGTA ATGGTAGATCCTCCCATCCCGACTTAAAGGATGGTGGTGCACTGCAAATTTCATTAGTTAGATTTCAAGTTGATTATTATCCATATCACTTAGCAATGGCTGATAGAAAACATTGGGctaaatataaagaaaatgcTACACCTCACAGCCAATGGTTACAGCAATCCTTAAGTTCTTTTCGAAGTCAGTTTATGGATCTCATAGATTCTGGCAGAACACAGCATTCTCCTTTAACTAGGAGTCAAGGAAACATTACAG TTAATAACACAAAAGGTTTAGGAGACAATTCGGAAAAGGGTAATCAATCTCAAAATATAAACATAACTGTTGATGACAAAAAAAAGTCGCAACATCCTAGTGGTAATCCAgtgaaaaattacattttggAACAGCTGGCTAAATTAATGACGACATGCATTATAATAAGGATAGATGATTTTACCTTGTACAAAGTAACTACAACGTCTCGTAACCCtgtaccaaaagaatttgttaTGG CTCAAACAAGGAAGAAACATGCAACAG GTGACAGAGACAAATTTTGTCTTCCAGAAGATGTTACAATTGTTCATGCTgaatttacatattattattatcctgGAGATATTACATTTCCAT TGCCACCACCAAAATTTTATGTACAACTGAATCCTATCCAAGTAAATTTTGATGTCTGTTCCTGCTTATGGTTTAATTCATTTGcattaaatttatatcattCTCTAATGAATAAGGATAAACAATCAACATATACTTCCACTAATTTAATGTATTTTGATGTGAAAATCGAAGCTATACTTCCAAGG GTAGTTTTTGAAAGCCAACAAGATTATCCTAATCAGAAGGATAGGCCAAAGTCTTTGCACATACAGACGTCGAGAGCGTCAATAACAAATGTTCGATCCGCAGAAAGATCTTCAAGAGCAGATTTAGCACAATGTGTAAATGCTTTTCAAATGGGACAGATGTTTTTTGCTACAGACTTTCCAAATAGATCGAATGATTTTCATATTCTTACAGATAAATTTTTGGCACATTGCGCAG gCACTGATAATATTCGATATCCACCACCTAATTTTAGCAGTAATTCTGTAAACGAATTAGTTCGTCAATTACACCGGGAGCTTTTATGGACTGAAGCTAAAGACATATGGTGTTGTAATTTGGAACCCGTTTGGGGAGATTTTCTTGGTGCTCGTGCGGTCGGACAAAACCGACCTGTGCCGTTCCTTGATGCATTTCCTTTAACTCTATGGTGTTACATGTCTATGAAATCGTCAGAGAAAGATTCATCAGAAAATAAATCTACTGCTGACATTCATGGTCTTGCATACATAAGCAATTTAGTTAGCGTCCAGATAAATCATTATCAATATTTGTTTTTGTTAAGGTTATCGGAAGTTTTATCGGAAATGGCAACGTATCTAAATATtgattctaataaaatattaaaggtTGATTGTGGTAGTTCACTTGTTATTGGTGCATTGATACCACAAGTAGAAGTAACATTTGTCATGCCGTCGCATACCCCTGGTAAAGAAAATTCTGGAGGTGATTTGGAATCCGTTATGCCAGATTCATCTAGCATAGCAGATGACATTCCAGGTTCGTCTATTCCATGGCAAAGTACAGAACGAGTTGAGAGCAGTAGTAAAaagattaatataaataatgaaacaATAACGCCACAAAGTGACGTATCATCAATGTTGTCAATGGATTTTATACATTCTAGTATACCTCAAACTGTTGTGACTTTTAAACAAAATGGTACCAATAAACACGAAAATAATATGCAGATAAGAAATGTAGCACCTGATAAAAGGTGCATTACTGTAGAAGAAGAGAAATCATTGCCTACTTTAAGATATAATGCTGATGCTACAAATAAGCATAGTAAAGGAGATTCGTCTTCAAATACACCATTCATTCCTAATAATTTCAACGTTGGTCTCTCTTCTATGAAAAAAGGATTAAGTAATTTGATGACATCAATTGATTCAGCTTTGAAGGCTTCTCCAGAAGATGGTAGCAGTGATACTGTATCTATAAGAAGTGATGTTAGTTCTGACAGTGAGAACTACGTTTTAATTAATCTTCAagatcaagaaaaattagatACAATGTTTTCTGTTGATAATTCAATTAGAATAACAGCAGTAGAAGAAGCTAGTGAAGTAGTTGAAGAAACTCCTGATACTCAGAGTGAAAAATCTATGGATAGTGTGTGTAAACGAAAGGATATT GTATCTATGGCAACATTTAAATTATCTAAAGTTGAATTTATTCAACAATCTCTTGGATATGCATCATCAATTaaagttcaaatttcaaatattggTAATGATGAATGTTCATCTATCCCATGGGATGAATTTCAG ACAAAATTCAGTGCACGATCACGAGGTTGGGTCGAATTACCTTCAGATTCTAACTGTAGATCATGTATTAAACTACGTTTGGATCATGATTTAAAATGCAAGTCAGATTCTTGGAAATTGTCTCAAGCAAGTCGAGCTATAAGGAATAAAAATATGCACTTAAATCAGAATCAAGATAATACAGCTGAGGAAGAGGTAGATACTACTATAGATGTACATAACAAACAAAGTGTTTTGGATTTGTTTGAAGATAAATTAGAAGTTAAAGTTACTAATGTATCTATGGCCTTGTCTATGAGTTCAATAAGTGGTCTTACAGACTTAACTGAAGATGAAATTATACCTAGGCCGATACCATTGCAG atatatcTGGAGAGTATATCATTGCGTTTAAATGAAGATCGTCCACCGAATAATATAACTTCGCCAGGACCAATTCCTATAGATCTGAATATTGCAAAGCTTAAGATAGTACGAGATGCAAATGGAGTTTTTCATATCGAACCAGTTG TAAATTTGTTGAGCAGGAGTAATTCCCTTGTAACACTCACAAGCAGTGATACTCAAATAGTTGAGAATATAAATCATGAAATGGaactaaatattttaagacAGTCCAGTAAACAGTTGAAATTGGATAATGAACAGCTTCGACGTCGTCTCAATGCTTTGGAGAAAATATCAGAAGAAAATGCGAAATTAATACGTATAAAAGAAGAATCTACTGTAATCAAATCTCATTTAAGTGCAGCACAAGAAGACATACAGCTGCTTctgaaagagaaaagagcCTTGCAAGAAACAATAACAGAACTTCAAAATCGAATAATTGGAAGTGGCCCAGGCAGTGCTACTCGTGCATCTTGGTCATCAAAGAGATAG
- the LOC126867713 gene encoding UHRF1-binding protein 1 isoform X1: MVSLIKKQLLKHLSRFTKNLSADKINLSAFKGEGELTNLELDEIVLTDLLELPSWLRLTNAWCNKVSFRIQWTKLRSVPIFLSLDEVHIEVETCEDLRDLSSPQGLSSYTGPAKYSFIHKVIDGITVTVNTVSVTFKSPAFIASVQMNRIIVESKSATWQRCDLRTTRVKDPDRGQLLIFKELEWQTVRIEAQSTKDKNLTPLRLLTNQARCRITIKKRISDCFVMGSRLILILDDLLWVLTDSQLKAALHFIDSLGGLIEKATVLERKTKAARKLEVLPEYQAQISQQSRTKNQYNTAISKIFTRYDVVETSYHFLCQRIDLHLCDDAGNGRSSHPDLKDGGALQISLVRFQVDYYPYHLAMADRKHWAKYKENATPHSQWLQQSLSSFRSQFMDLIDSGRTQHSPLTRSQGNITVNNTKGLGDNSEKGNQSQNINITVDDKKKSQHPSGNPVKNYILEQLAKLMTTCIIIRIDDFTLYKVTTTSRNPVPKEFVMAQTRKKHATGDRDKFCLPEDVTIVHAEFTYYYYPGDITFPLPPPKFYVQLNPIQVNFDVCSCLWFNSFALNLYHSLMNKDKQSTYTSTNLMYFDVKIEAILPRVVFESQQDYPNQKDRPKSLHIQTSRASITNVRSAERSSRADLAQCVNAFQMGQMFFATDFPNRSNDFHILTDKFLAHCAGTDNIRYPPPNFSSNSVNELVRQLHRELLWTEAKDIWCCNLEPVWGDFLGARAVGQNRPVPFLDAFPLTLWCYMSMKSSEKDSSENKSTADIHGLAYISNLVSVQINHYQYLFLLRLSEVLSEMATYLNIDSNKILKVDCGSSLVIGALIPQVEVTFVMPSHTPGKENSGGDLESVMPDSSSIADDIPGSSIPWQSTERVESSSKKININNETITPQSDVSSMLSMDFIHSSIPQTVVTFKQNGTNKHENNMQIRNVAPDKRCITVEEEKSLPTLRYNADATNKHSKGDSSSNTPFIPNNFNVGLSSMKKGLSNLMTSIDSALKASPEDGSSDTVSIRSDVSSDSENYVLINLQDQEKLDTMFSVDNSIRITAVEEASEVVEETPDTQSEKSMDSVCKRKDIVSMATFKLSKVEFIQQSLGYASSIKVQISNIGNDECSSIPWDEFQVKRKTKFSARSRGWVELPSDSNCRSCIKLRLDHDLKCKSDSWKLSQASRAIRNKNMHLNQNQDNTAEEEVDTTIDVHNKQSVLDLFEDKLEVKVTNVSMALSMSSISGLTDLTEDEIIPRPIPLQIYLESISLRLNEDRPPNNITSPGPIPIDLNIAKLKIVRDANGVFHIEPVVNLLSRSNSLVTLTSSDTQIVENINHEMELNILRQSSKQLKLDNEQLRRRLNALEKISEENAKLIRIKEESTVIKSHLSAAQEDIQLLLKEKRALQETITELQNRIIGSGPGSATRASWSSKR, encoded by the exons atggtGTCATTAATAAAAAAGCAACTATTGAAACATTTATCAAG gTTTACCAAGAACTTATCTgctgataaaataaatttaagtGCATTTAAAGGTGAAGGCGAACTGACAAACTTAGAACTTGATGAAATAGTTTTAACTGATTTGTTAGAATTGCCGTCATGGCTTAGATTAACAAATGCTTGGTGCAATAAAGTTTCATTTCGTATACAATGGACCAAATTAAGAAGTGTTCCTATTTTTTTG AGTTTAGACGAAGTTCATATAGAAGTAGAAACATGTGAAGATTTAAGAGATTTATCTTCTCCGCAAGGGCTTTCTTCATATACTGGTCCtgcaaaatattcttttatacaTAAAGTAATCGATGGTATAACAGTGACTGTTAATACTGTATCAGTTACATTCAAAAGTCCTGCATTCATTGCTTCAGTTCAG ATGAATCGCATTATTGTGGAATCGAAATCTGCAACATGGCAACGGTGTGATCTAAGGACTACTAGAGTGAAAGATCCTGATCGTGGACAGTTacttatttttaaagaattagAATGGCAGACAGTTAGAATAGAGGCACAAAGTACTAAAGATAAGAACCTTACGCCATTACGTTTACTTACGAATCAAGCAAGGTGTCGGAttactattaaaaaaagaatatcag aTTGTTTTGTTATGGGATCAAGACTGATTCTTATATTAGATGATCTCTTATGGGTTTTAACAGATTCACAGTTGAAAGCAGCACTTCATTTTATTGACTCTTTAGGTGGCTTGATAGAAAAAGCTACAGTATTAGAGCGTAAAACTAAAGCAGCTAGAAAATTAGAG GTATTGCCAGAGTATCAAGCACAAATATCTCAACAATCAAGAACAAAAAATCAATATAATACTGCTATCTCTAAAATTTTTACCAGATATGATGTTGTAGAAACTTCatatcattttctttgtcAAAGAATTGATTTACATTTATGTGATGATGCTGGTA ATGGTAGATCCTCCCATCCCGACTTAAAGGATGGTGGTGCACTGCAAATTTCATTAGTTAGATTTCAAGTTGATTATTATCCATATCACTTAGCAATGGCTGATAGAAAACATTGGGctaaatataaagaaaatgcTACACCTCACAGCCAATGGTTACAGCAATCCTTAAGTTCTTTTCGAAGTCAGTTTATGGATCTCATAGATTCTGGCAGAACACAGCATTCTCCTTTAACTAGGAGTCAAGGAAACATTACAG TTAATAACACAAAAGGTTTAGGAGACAATTCGGAAAAGGGTAATCAATCTCAAAATATAAACATAACTGTTGATGACAAAAAAAAGTCGCAACATCCTAGTGGTAATCCAgtgaaaaattacattttggAACAGCTGGCTAAATTAATGACGACATGCATTATAATAAGGATAGATGATTTTACCTTGTACAAAGTAACTACAACGTCTCGTAACCCtgtaccaaaagaatttgttaTGG CTCAAACAAGGAAGAAACATGCAACAG GTGACAGAGACAAATTTTGTCTTCCAGAAGATGTTACAATTGTTCATGCTgaatttacatattattattatcctgGAGATATTACATTTCCAT TGCCACCACCAAAATTTTATGTACAACTGAATCCTATCCAAGTAAATTTTGATGTCTGTTCCTGCTTATGGTTTAATTCATTTGcattaaatttatatcattCTCTAATGAATAAGGATAAACAATCAACATATACTTCCACTAATTTAATGTATTTTGATGTGAAAATCGAAGCTATACTTCCAAGG GTAGTTTTTGAAAGCCAACAAGATTATCCTAATCAGAAGGATAGGCCAAAGTCTTTGCACATACAGACGTCGAGAGCGTCAATAACAAATGTTCGATCCGCAGAAAGATCTTCAAGAGCAGATTTAGCACAATGTGTAAATGCTTTTCAAATGGGACAGATGTTTTTTGCTACAGACTTTCCAAATAGATCGAATGATTTTCATATTCTTACAGATAAATTTTTGGCACATTGCGCAG gCACTGATAATATTCGATATCCACCACCTAATTTTAGCAGTAATTCTGTAAACGAATTAGTTCGTCAATTACACCGGGAGCTTTTATGGACTGAAGCTAAAGACATATGGTGTTGTAATTTGGAACCCGTTTGGGGAGATTTTCTTGGTGCTCGTGCGGTCGGACAAAACCGACCTGTGCCGTTCCTTGATGCATTTCCTTTAACTCTATGGTGTTACATGTCTATGAAATCGTCAGAGAAAGATTCATCAGAAAATAAATCTACTGCTGACATTCATGGTCTTGCATACATAAGCAATTTAGTTAGCGTCCAGATAAATCATTATCAATATTTGTTTTTGTTAAGGTTATCGGAAGTTTTATCGGAAATGGCAACGTATCTAAATATtgattctaataaaatattaaaggtTGATTGTGGTAGTTCACTTGTTATTGGTGCATTGATACCACAAGTAGAAGTAACATTTGTCATGCCGTCGCATACCCCTGGTAAAGAAAATTCTGGAGGTGATTTGGAATCCGTTATGCCAGATTCATCTAGCATAGCAGATGACATTCCAGGTTCGTCTATTCCATGGCAAAGTACAGAACGAGTTGAGAGCAGTAGTAAAaagattaatataaataatgaaacaATAACGCCACAAAGTGACGTATCATCAATGTTGTCAATGGATTTTATACATTCTAGTATACCTCAAACTGTTGTGACTTTTAAACAAAATGGTACCAATAAACACGAAAATAATATGCAGATAAGAAATGTAGCACCTGATAAAAGGTGCATTACTGTAGAAGAAGAGAAATCATTGCCTACTTTAAGATATAATGCTGATGCTACAAATAAGCATAGTAAAGGAGATTCGTCTTCAAATACACCATTCATTCCTAATAATTTCAACGTTGGTCTCTCTTCTATGAAAAAAGGATTAAGTAATTTGATGACATCAATTGATTCAGCTTTGAAGGCTTCTCCAGAAGATGGTAGCAGTGATACTGTATCTATAAGAAGTGATGTTAGTTCTGACAGTGAGAACTACGTTTTAATTAATCTTCAagatcaagaaaaattagatACAATGTTTTCTGTTGATAATTCAATTAGAATAACAGCAGTAGAAGAAGCTAGTGAAGTAGTTGAAGAAACTCCTGATACTCAGAGTGAAAAATCTATGGATAGTGTGTGTAAACGAAAGGATATT GTATCTATGGCAACATTTAAATTATCTAAAGTTGAATTTATTCAACAATCTCTTGGATATGCATCATCAATTaaagttcaaatttcaaatattggTAATGATGAATGTTCATCTATCCCATGGGATGAATTTCAG GTCAAGAGAAAG ACAAAATTCAGTGCACGATCACGAGGTTGGGTCGAATTACCTTCAGATTCTAACTGTAGATCATGTATTAAACTACGTTTGGATCATGATTTAAAATGCAAGTCAGATTCTTGGAAATTGTCTCAAGCAAGTCGAGCTATAAGGAATAAAAATATGCACTTAAATCAGAATCAAGATAATACAGCTGAGGAAGAGGTAGATACTACTATAGATGTACATAACAAACAAAGTGTTTTGGATTTGTTTGAAGATAAATTAGAAGTTAAAGTTACTAATGTATCTATGGCCTTGTCTATGAGTTCAATAAGTGGTCTTACAGACTTAACTGAAGATGAAATTATACCTAGGCCGATACCATTGCAG atatatcTGGAGAGTATATCATTGCGTTTAAATGAAGATCGTCCACCGAATAATATAACTTCGCCAGGACCAATTCCTATAGATCTGAATATTGCAAAGCTTAAGATAGTACGAGATGCAAATGGAGTTTTTCATATCGAACCAGTTG TAAATTTGTTGAGCAGGAGTAATTCCCTTGTAACACTCACAAGCAGTGATACTCAAATAGTTGAGAATATAAATCATGAAATGGaactaaatattttaagacAGTCCAGTAAACAGTTGAAATTGGATAATGAACAGCTTCGACGTCGTCTCAATGCTTTGGAGAAAATATCAGAAGAAAATGCGAAATTAATACGTATAAAAGAAGAATCTACTGTAATCAAATCTCATTTAAGTGCAGCACAAGAAGACATACAGCTGCTTctgaaagagaaaagagcCTTGCAAGAAACAATAACAGAACTTCAAAATCGAATAATTGGAAGTGGCCCAGGCAGTGCTACTCGTGCATCTTGGTCATCAAAGAGATAG